One stretch of Chryseobacterium sp. LJ668 DNA includes these proteins:
- a CDS encoding TDP-N-acetylfucosamine:lipid II N-acetylfucosaminyltransferase, whose protein sequence is MSRNIKIIHFLEATLFTEAFINSFEKTSSNVTFYIINNGALHHHYMDKPNVKLFDTSNHVRRLSIIQSINETNTQVAFFHVLNAVKMDIILSLRKDIRKIWCLWGNDFYDTNYYYPFNLYEKHNLAFFEKDKSILRKIYNKPEVKTFIFNILKNINSKGIKSTLLTKLNNHFAVDRYMFIKKNIDYISYIVPKEKEILSKIFPGKVFCHLYSDPNLPQFHHIKNHKGDSAQGNNILLAHSAAETNNHLDCLEILKSCNLSTQKIISPLSYGGSKEYIDEVIRRGKEYFGDRFIPLTERLPLAQYSEVLSSCSVAMMNQRRQQAGGNLFHLIGSGIKVYLNTENGFYDYFIDNGIKVFDINNFRNNFDTNENLEMNNQKLRELYSEQHFQNEINISLQNL, encoded by the coding sequence ATGAGTAGAAATATTAAAATAATACACTTCTTAGAAGCAACTTTATTTACAGAAGCATTTATTAATAGTTTTGAAAAAACATCATCTAATGTTACTTTTTACATTATTAATAATGGTGCATTACATCATCATTATATGGATAAACCCAATGTAAAACTTTTTGATACAAGTAATCATGTTAGACGCTTATCAATCATCCAATCTATTAATGAGACAAATACCCAAGTTGCCTTCTTCCATGTTTTGAATGCTGTAAAAATGGATATCATTCTTTCTCTGAGAAAAGATATAAGAAAGATCTGGTGCCTTTGGGGAAATGATTTTTATGATACTAATTATTATTATCCATTCAATTTATACGAAAAACACAACTTGGCTTTTTTCGAAAAAGATAAATCGATTCTAAGAAAAATATATAATAAACCAGAAGTTAAAACATTTATTTTTAATATTCTAAAAAACATCAATTCAAAGGGTATAAAATCTACATTGCTAACCAAATTAAACAATCATTTCGCTGTTGATCGTTATATGTTTATTAAAAAAAATATTGATTATATCAGTTATATTGTACCAAAAGAAAAAGAAATTCTGTCGAAGATATTCCCCGGAAAAGTATTTTGTCATTTATACAGCGATCCAAATCTTCCACAGTTTCATCATATTAAAAACCATAAAGGTGATTCAGCTCAGGGAAATAATATTTTATTGGCACATTCAGCGGCAGAAACCAATAATCACCTAGATTGTCTTGAAATTTTGAAAAGTTGCAATCTGTCTACACAAAAAATAATCTCACCATTAAGCTATGGGGGCAGTAAAGAATACATCGATGAGGTAATAAGACGTGGTAAAGAGTATTTTGGCGATAGATTTATTCCGCTTACCGAAAGACTTCCATTGGCTCAATATTCCGAGGTTTTATCGTCGTGCTCAGTGGCGATGATGAATCAGCGAAGACAACAGGCAGGTGGAAATCTTTTTCATTTAATAGGTTCCGGGATTAAGGTATATCTGAATACAGAAAACGGATTTTATGATTATTTTATAGACAACGGAATAAAAGTTTTTGACATTAATAATTTTCGGAATAATTTTGATACAAATGAAAATCTTGAAATGAACAATCAAAAATTGCGTGAATTATATTCTGAACAGCATTTTCAGAACGAAATCAATATATCATTACAAAATTTATAA
- a CDS encoding glycosyltransferase family 2 protein, with protein MLFSILIAHYNNYQYFTECYDSILKQTYQDYEVILVDDCSVDDSYQKIIDLTKDDPKVKIFRNNENRGVGLTKKRCIEFASGEICGFVDPDDTLVENALQVIIENYGKNNIAVYSQFYECDAKLQPVKVFPHSRSVKNGDKNFFNVFFEVTHFFTFKKEAYYKTSGINENLTSAVDQDLYLKLYEIGNFKFVKIPLYFYRIHDKGVSQESSKKEKLHKNWHQTIFDTANRRNIKYLYGKKISEIENLPVFLKTKQNSILKKIQRKFF; from the coding sequence ATGCTTTTCTCCATTCTCATTGCACATTATAATAACTATCAATACTTCACAGAGTGTTATGACAGTATTCTGAAGCAGACTTACCAAGATTACGAAGTTATACTTGTAGACGACTGCTCTGTGGATGATTCTTATCAAAAAATTATAGACCTCACAAAAGATGACCCAAAAGTTAAGATTTTCAGAAATAATGAAAATAGAGGTGTTGGACTCACAAAAAAAAGATGTATTGAATTCGCTTCCGGAGAAATCTGCGGATTTGTTGATCCTGATGATACTTTAGTAGAAAATGCTCTTCAGGTTATTATAGAAAATTACGGTAAAAATAATATTGCAGTTTATTCTCAATTCTACGAATGTGATGCGAAACTACAGCCAGTTAAAGTATTTCCACATTCACGTTCTGTTAAAAATGGTGATAAAAATTTTTTTAATGTCTTTTTTGAAGTTACTCATTTTTTTACATTTAAAAAAGAAGCGTATTACAAAACTTCAGGAATCAACGAAAATTTGACATCAGCAGTCGATCAGGATTTGTATTTGAAGCTTTATGAGATTGGTAATTTTAAATTTGTGAAAATTCCGCTTTATTTTTATCGTATACATGACAAAGGTGTATCTCAGGAATCTTCAAAAAAAGAAAAATTACATAAAAACTGGCATCAGACCATTTTTGACACAGCCAATAGAAGAAATATTAAATATTTATACGGAAAGAAAATATCCGAAATAGAAAATCTTCCGGTTTTTTTAAAAACAAAACAAAACAGTATTCTCAAAAAAATCCAACGGAAATTTTTCTAA
- a CDS encoding class I SAM-dependent methyltransferase, whose product MTKIFEIATTFFAYLKRPDLYPELRRKIWKNIFNRSSGLRGKDEAEKWCQDLAVSEKDFIENVLKTEFVSFEKIFPQDFEQAVLAQEKTPVKMGGAGSLSVIYYINEFVKSQSAIETGVAYGWSSFAALASLVKRNGTLYSSDMPYILQNQSEDFVGCVIPEKYKNNWELFRFADKESLPKIFEKTNTFDTVHYDSDKTYDGRMWAYSLLWDKLRNGGIFMSDDVGDNAAFKDYCERNGRKPHIIEFDGKYAGIIIKD is encoded by the coding sequence ATGACTAAAATTTTCGAAATTGCAACTACTTTTTTTGCATATCTGAAACGTCCTGACCTTTACCCTGAACTACGACGTAAGATCTGGAAAAATATTTTTAATCGCTCTTCGGGTTTACGAGGCAAAGATGAAGCCGAAAAATGGTGTCAGGATTTAGCAGTTTCAGAGAAAGATTTTATAGAAAATGTATTAAAAACAGAGTTTGTTTCTTTCGAAAAAATCTTCCCCCAAGACTTTGAACAAGCCGTTCTGGCTCAAGAAAAAACCCCTGTAAAAATGGGTGGTGCGGGTTCTTTAAGCGTAATATATTATATTAATGAATTTGTGAAATCCCAGAGTGCTATCGAAACGGGTGTTGCCTACGGATGGTCATCTTTTGCAGCACTTGCATCTTTGGTAAAGCGAAACGGAACACTTTACAGCTCAGATATGCCCTATATTTTACAAAATCAAAGTGAAGATTTTGTAGGGTGTGTAATCCCGGAAAAATATAAAAATAATTGGGAGCTTTTTAGGTTTGCTGATAAAGAATCACTCCCGAAAATTTTTGAAAAAACCAATACTTTTGATACTGTACATTATGACAGTGATAAAACCTATGATGGAAGAATGTGGGCTTATAGTTTATTGTGGGATAAACTGCGAAATGGCGGAATTTTTATGAGTGATGATGTTGGAGATAATGCTGCCTTCAAAGATTACTGCGAAAGGAATGGCCGGAAGCCACATATCATTGAATTTGACGGAAAGTATGCCGGAATTATTATAAAGGATTAA
- a CDS encoding glycosyltransferase, whose protein sequence is MHPKIQVLFRHRSMEMGGVEKVLIDLLENLPREIFDITLFLTLNQGELRNYIPKDINVITFQKGKEDMSKNKLLKTLQMIKRSLILLFYRKKPKLLYKKIIKKDFDIEIAPTYAEFENILSSPLKSRKIAWFHTDVSYDPDQKRVLNRIHNLKKFDWVIFGSKQTRDVIKDLYHIDYPKSSVIYNSIKINEVKEKALEFPIDYNHHPIFSSMGRLHSRKNYHTLMKIHRRLLDEGLIHAIAVIGGGNEMENLKRQARELDVEKTFLLLDTQTNPYPYIKNSDYFVLPSESESYPLTIGEVMALNIPIISTDVGGIPEMIDHQTDGYLVKPDENSIYEGMKIFLTNPEIVKKIKYNTEKGVEKFDNQKIYDAVTSVFLNQYHLNNEGS, encoded by the coding sequence ATGCATCCAAAAATACAAGTTCTTTTCCGTCACAGATCTATGGAGATGGGGGGTGTAGAAAAAGTTCTTATTGATCTTTTAGAAAACCTGCCCCGGGAGATTTTTGATATTACACTTTTCCTGACATTGAATCAGGGAGAACTTAGAAATTATATTCCGAAAGATATTAATGTGATTACCTTTCAAAAAGGAAAAGAAGATATGAGCAAAAATAAGCTGCTCAAAACTTTACAGATGATCAAAAGAAGTCTTATTCTTCTTTTTTACAGAAAAAAGCCGAAATTACTATACAAAAAAATCATCAAAAAAGATTTTGATATCGAAATAGCTCCTACTTATGCAGAGTTTGAAAATATCCTATCCAGTCCGTTAAAATCAAGAAAAATTGCATGGTTTCATACAGATGTAAGCTATGATCCTGATCAGAAAAGAGTATTAAACAGAATTCACAATCTGAAAAAATTTGATTGGGTTATTTTTGGGTCTAAACAGACAAGAGACGTGATAAAAGATCTCTATCATATAGACTATCCTAAAAGTTCTGTAATCTATAATTCAATTAAAATTAATGAAGTAAAGGAAAAAGCATTAGAATTCCCTATTGATTATAATCATCATCCTATATTTTCATCAATGGGTAGATTGCATAGCCGAAAAAACTATCACACGCTGATGAAAATTCATCGAAGATTATTAGACGAGGGCCTTATACATGCAATTGCAGTCATTGGCGGTGGCAACGAGATGGAAAACCTGAAAAGACAGGCAAGAGAGCTTGATGTTGAAAAAACATTTTTACTGCTGGATACACAGACAAATCCTTATCCGTATATAAAAAATTCAGATTATTTTGTATTACCCTCAGAGTCAGAATCTTACCCCCTTACAATTGGTGAGGTAATGGCCCTGAACATTCCTATTATAAGTACTGATGTCGGGGGTATTCCTGAAATGATTGATCATCAGACAGACGGATATCTTGTGAAACCCGATGAAAATTCGATTTATGAGGGGATGAAAATCTTTCTCACAAATCCTGAAATCGTTAAAAAAATAAAATACAATACCGAAAAAGGAGTAGAGAAATTTGATAATCAAAAAATCTACGATGCAGTCACATCCGTATTTCTCAACCAATACCATCTGAATAATGAAGGCTCCTAA
- a CDS encoding glycosyltransferase family A protein, translated as MKAPKVTILTPSYNRAHTLPRVFESLQKQTFKDFEWLIIDDGSADNTKSLVEGFKLEADFTVRYYYQDNQHKFLTFFRGIDLAEGKYFSPLDSDDALPVDSMEILVKTWEGISDSQNIVFVSTLCEDQFGNVIGDRFPSTPLICSIFDMRYKYKIKGDKWGMGKTEIYKKMKLNFGDLAGKGFIPEGVFQFQFDKIGLHYCINEVTRIYFRDKEDEHSLANQFYDKKNAFGLAENYKAFLNTYSNKLLSNPISIIRNVGGYIKFAALDKRAFNKTISELDSAAIRLIAALLYPFSKFI; from the coding sequence ATGAAGGCTCCTAAAGTAACCATACTTACGCCGTCCTACAATCGTGCGCATACATTACCAAGAGTTTTTGAATCTTTGCAGAAGCAGACCTTCAAAGATTTTGAATGGTTGATAATAGATGATGGGTCAGCTGACAATACTAAAAGTTTAGTCGAAGGGTTTAAGCTAGAAGCCGATTTTACAGTACGTTATTATTATCAGGACAATCAACATAAATTTTTAACTTTTTTTAGGGGAATAGATTTAGCCGAAGGAAAATATTTTTCTCCTTTAGATTCTGATGACGCATTGCCTGTAGATTCTATGGAAATTTTAGTAAAAACTTGGGAAGGTATTTCGGATAGTCAAAATATCGTTTTTGTTTCTACCCTTTGTGAAGACCAGTTCGGCAATGTGATAGGAGATCGTTTTCCGAGCACTCCATTGATATGCAGTATCTTTGATATGCGCTACAAATATAAAATCAAAGGTGATAAATGGGGAATGGGCAAAACGGAAATTTATAAAAAAATGAAGCTGAATTTTGGTGATTTAGCTGGTAAAGGCTTTATTCCTGAAGGTGTCTTTCAGTTTCAGTTTGACAAAATAGGTCTGCACTATTGTATCAATGAAGTAACAAGAATTTATTTCCGTGATAAGGAAGACGAACATTCTCTGGCAAATCAGTTTTATGATAAAAAAAATGCATTCGGACTTGCGGAAAATTATAAAGCTTTTTTAAATACTTACAGTAATAAATTATTGAGCAATCCTATATCAATTATCAGGAACGTCGGTGGATATATCAAATTTGCTGCATTGGATAAACGGGCTTTTAATAAAACCATTTCTGAATTGGATTCTGCAGCCATCAGATTAATTGCAGCGCTACTCTATCCATTCTCAAAATTTATTTAG
- a CDS encoding glycosyltransferase: MQKKILFIYYQNVKPGGVARVMINLANELCENGYDISILFLMEGENTFYQINPRIKIYTVDSFAHWGFNKVNPVLDSYLKKFRYRYNLKKYVYDFGQWDVMNKWLKKNHSQFDMIISCWYKLSAQIATNRILAAKTIAWEHSNFEVGGKIWGDFLRPQYKNLKGVICINKASVEYYKKLNPHTFHISNIIGEPFENIDKIDFESKKNQLVYVGRLDEEKNVSSIIDAVSKIDLKDFTFKIIGDGPELENLIKLTEEKSLQSKIIFTGQMSIEQIKTELLGSRIFLFMSKKECLPTVLLESLFCGVTLLSYDCRYGPSDIISDNNGFLIPMNDQIMFQKTLKDLLDHNDKLKELNMSSYDESKKWKKEYILEKWMTVINTI, encoded by the coding sequence ATGCAAAAAAAAATACTTTTCATCTACTATCAAAATGTGAAACCAGGCGGAGTTGCAAGAGTAATGATCAATCTTGCAAATGAACTCTGTGAGAACGGATATGACATTAGTATTTTATTTTTGATGGAAGGAGAAAATACGTTTTATCAAATCAATCCACGCATAAAAATTTATACTGTAGATTCTTTTGCGCACTGGGGGTTTAATAAAGTCAACCCAGTATTGGATAGTTATTTAAAAAAATTCCGGTATAGATATAATCTTAAAAAATATGTTTATGATTTTGGGCAATGGGATGTGATGAACAAATGGCTGAAAAAAAATCATTCCCAATTTGATATGATCATTTCCTGTTGGTACAAATTATCTGCACAGATTGCCACCAATAGAATTTTAGCTGCAAAAACTATTGCCTGGGAACATTCTAATTTTGAGGTAGGTGGAAAGATTTGGGGAGATTTTTTGAGACCTCAATATAAAAATCTGAAAGGTGTGATCTGCATTAATAAAGCTTCTGTTGAGTATTATAAAAAATTAAACCCTCACACTTTTCATATATCAAATATTATCGGAGAACCATTTGAAAATATTGATAAAATTGATTTCGAATCAAAAAAAAATCAGCTTGTCTATGTAGGAAGACTGGATGAGGAGAAGAATGTAAGCAGCATTATTGATGCGGTTTCAAAGATAGATCTGAAAGATTTTACTTTCAAAATCATTGGTGACGGACCGGAACTGGAAAATTTAATAAAACTGACTGAAGAGAAAAGTCTTCAATCAAAAATAATTTTTACAGGTCAGATGTCTATTGAACAAATTAAAACTGAATTATTAGGGAGTAGAATTTTTCTTTTTATGAGTAAGAAAGAATGTTTACCTACAGTACTATTGGAAAGTTTATTCTGCGGCGTCACTTTATTATCTTACGACTGCAGATATGGTCCTTCAGACATAATCAGTGACAACAACGGTTTTTTGATTCCTATGAATGATCAAATTATGTTTCAGAAAACATTAAAAGATCTTCTTGATCATAACGACAAGCTGAAGGAACTAAATATGAGCTCATATGACGAATCAAAAAAATGGAAAAAGGAATATATTTTAGAAAAGTGGATGACTGTAATTAATACTATATAA
- a CDS encoding glycosyltransferase family 2 protein has protein sequence MLISIVVPVYNSSAYLEECIDSILSQTYTNFELYLINDGSKDNSGEIIDAYSRKDSRINAVHKTNSGVSDTRNVGIRSAKGEIICFIDSDDWVDQDYLEVFIENFRDHQTLLIQNIKRDGKTISNYRFKNYSLKNELADLFAENNLLRSGAPFAKFYSRSIISDNQLFFNTDISYGEDLIFFLEYVKHLKNVTFLNATTYNYRYIPGSLSTSKNHSLKNYFLVHIKISEFINFSKILSNNNLKYFYKIDWDMIESGIDQNIHISSSKIRKDLTPFKKTIHYQHFKFASIGRKILFLLIKINSIRLLKAYKILLK, from the coding sequence ATGCTAATATCTATCGTAGTACCAGTTTACAACAGTTCAGCCTATTTGGAAGAATGTATTGATTCGATTTTATCTCAAACGTATACGAATTTTGAATTATATCTCATTAACGACGGTTCTAAAGATAATTCCGGCGAAATAATTGATGCATATAGCAGGAAAGATTCGAGAATAAACGCCGTTCACAAAACTAATTCCGGAGTGAGCGATACAAGAAATGTTGGTATTCGTTCTGCAAAGGGTGAGATTATTTGCTTTATAGACTCCGATGACTGGGTTGACCAAGATTATCTCGAAGTTTTTATCGAGAACTTCCGTGATCATCAGACATTACTTATTCAGAATATAAAAAGAGACGGAAAGACAATCAGCAATTACAGGTTCAAAAATTACAGCTTAAAAAACGAATTAGCAGATCTATTTGCCGAAAATAATCTGCTACGCTCAGGTGCACCTTTTGCTAAATTCTACAGCAGATCTATCATATCCGATAATCAGCTATTTTTTAATACAGACATATCTTATGGTGAAGATTTAATCTTTTTTTTAGAATATGTAAAGCACCTTAAAAATGTAACCTTTCTAAATGCTACAACATATAATTACCGATATATTCCGGGATCTCTCAGTACTTCAAAAAACCACTCATTAAAAAATTATTTTCTGGTTCATATTAAAATATCAGAATTCATCAATTTTAGTAAGATTTTATCCAATAATAATCTAAAGTACTTTTATAAAATTGATTGGGATATGATCGAAAGCGGCATTGATCAAAACATTCATATTTCATCAAGCAAGATAAGAAAAGATCTTACACCGTTTAAAAAGACCATTCATTATCAGCATTTTAAATTTGCCTCTATCGGCAGGAAAATACTTTTTTTACTTATAAAAATCAATAGTATTCGGTTGTTAAAAGCATATAAGATCTTGCTTAAGTAA
- a CDS encoding glycosyltransferase, which produces MIEKKKILIRIGSLRHGGAEKVLVTFLKNLPKDKYEIDLLLNLYSGKYLSEVPDWVNIIYLNRGEMITTNRLQDIPEKAARVIFQKVLKEFPDLLYTLILKDKKYDIEFAAIHGMRDEILHSANHSSKKIVWIHNDLSQVKEYTDEEIRKFFGFDSIMVISKKIEQLFHGLARNESEKQKIVKIYNPLDTEEIITKAEKSVINYEFDKNIPTFISVGTVFPQKGFDRLLKVHKKLIDEGFRHKILIIGDGYDFENIKNLKTELGVGETATMLGFTDNPYPYFKNSDFYILSSRYEGFPTVLFEAITLKKKIIATEVSGVSEMLNNGELGLMVDNSEEGIYLGMKKALTEPEFFAGFTEKLENYTMPFNLDHSVARIVSVLDEL; this is translated from the coding sequence ATGATCGAAAAGAAAAAAATCCTCATCCGTATCGGTTCCCTGCGTCATGGTGGTGCAGAAAAAGTGCTTGTAACATTTCTCAAAAACCTTCCGAAAGACAAGTACGAAATCGATCTCCTCTTGAATTTATATTCGGGGAAATATCTGAGTGAAGTTCCTGATTGGGTGAATATCATTTACCTGAATAGAGGGGAGATGATCACCACAAACAGACTTCAGGACATCCCCGAAAAAGCAGCGAGAGTTATTTTCCAGAAGGTTTTAAAAGAATTTCCTGACCTTTTGTACACGCTTATACTCAAAGATAAAAAATACGATATCGAGTTTGCGGCAATTCACGGGATGAGAGATGAAATACTCCATTCTGCCAATCATTCGTCAAAAAAAATTGTCTGGATTCACAATGATCTTTCACAGGTAAAAGAGTACACTGATGAAGAAATACGAAAGTTTTTTGGGTTTGATTCTATTATGGTCATTTCAAAAAAAATAGAACAACTCTTTCACGGTTTAGCCAGAAACGAATCTGAAAAGCAGAAAATTGTAAAAATCTACAATCCATTAGATACCGAAGAAATTATAACAAAAGCCGAAAAGTCTGTTATCAATTATGAATTTGATAAGAACATCCCGACATTTATTTCCGTAGGAACTGTATTTCCTCAAAAAGGCTTCGACAGGCTTTTAAAAGTACATAAAAAACTGATCGACGAAGGCTTCAGACATAAAATTTTAATCATTGGCGACGGTTACGATTTTGAAAACATTAAAAATTTAAAAACCGAACTGGGAGTTGGCGAGACTGCCACTATGCTCGGTTTCACAGATAATCCTTATCCTTATTTTAAAAATTCTGACTTCTATATATTAAGTTCAAGATATGAAGGATTTCCTACTGTTTTGTTTGAAGCAATCACGTTGAAAAAGAAAATTATAGCAACAGAAGTTTCCGGAGTGAGTGAGATGCTGAATAATGGTGAATTGGGCTTGATGGTAGACAACTCCGAAGAAGGAATCTACCTCGGGATGAAAAAAGCTTTAACGGAACCAGAATTTTTTGCCGGATTTACCGAAAAACTTGAAAATTATACAATGCCCTTCAACCTTGATCATTCTGTTGCAAGAATAGTTTCTGTTTTAGATGAACTATAA
- a CDS encoding serine O-acetyltransferase: MPKNYSIIQKDFFRESGEWLSPLQILLKCINPNLHFIYILRKAQKFEKTPLLGFYWKMVLRHFQIKYGFQIYPQTQIGEGLYLGHWGTLVINPKAVIGRNCNIAQGVTIGQQNRGKNEGFPVIGDDVWIGPNAVIVGSITIGNNVLIAPNSYVNIDVPSDSIVAGNKAKIYPTKNATEGYINNKV, translated from the coding sequence ATGCCCAAAAATTATTCAATTATACAAAAAGATTTTTTCCGGGAAAGCGGAGAATGGCTTTCACCACTTCAGATTCTGCTAAAATGCATCAACCCTAATCTCCATTTCATATATATACTCAGAAAGGCCCAGAAATTTGAAAAAACTCCTCTATTAGGATTTTACTGGAAAATGGTTTTGAGGCATTTCCAGATTAAATATGGTTTTCAGATCTACCCACAAACACAGATTGGGGAAGGTCTGTATTTAGGGCATTGGGGCACGCTTGTAATAAATCCTAAAGCTGTGATCGGCAGAAATTGTAATATTGCACAAGGCGTAACCATTGGTCAGCAAAACCGAGGGAAAAATGAAGGATTTCCTGTAATTGGAGATGATGTCTGGATCGGTCCCAATGCTGTAATTGTCGGAAGTATCACGATAGGAAACAATGTTCTAATCGCTCCAAACTCTTATGTAAACATTGATGTACCTAGTGATTCTATAGTTGCAGGAAATAAAGCAAAAATATATCCAACCAAAAATGCGACTGAAGGTTACATTAATAATAAGGTGTAA
- a CDS encoding carbonic anhydrase, with protein MSQSYEAIFENNRKWVEAKITKDPRFFEELAKTQHPDYLYIGCSDSRVTAEELMGTEPGEVFVTRNIANVVNTLDMSSTAVIQYAVEHLKVKHIIVCGHYNCGGVKAAMTPEDLGLLNPWLRNIRDVYRTHQAELDAIDDDKRYDRLVELNVQEQCINVVKMACVQERYILEEYPIVHGWVFDLRTGKIIDLEIDFEKILKDIQKIYNLTGSDWVMSKKTK; from the coding sequence ATGTCACAGTCGTACGAAGCTATTTTTGAAAACAACAGAAAATGGGTTGAGGCCAAGATCACAAAAGATCCTAGATTTTTTGAAGAGCTTGCAAAAACCCAGCATCCCGATTATCTATATATCGGCTGCTCAGACAGTAGGGTGACTGCCGAAGAACTGATGGGTACAGAACCTGGTGAAGTATTTGTCACCAGAAATATTGCAAATGTTGTCAATACATTAGACATGAGCTCAACAGCTGTTATTCAATACGCAGTAGAGCACTTAAAGGTAAAACACATCATTGTCTGCGGTCATTATAATTGCGGTGGAGTAAAAGCTGCGATGACTCCTGAAGATTTAGGGTTATTAAATCCATGGCTACGAAATATCCGCGACGTTTACAGAACACATCAGGCAGAATTAGACGCTATTGATGATGATAAACGGTATGACAGACTTGTAGAACTGAACGTTCAGGAACAGTGTATCAACGTTGTCAAAATGGCTTGTGTGCAGGAAAGATATATTTTAGAAGAATATCCTATAGTACACGGCTGGGTATTTGACCTCAGAACCGGGAAAATTATAGATCTGGAGATTGATTTTGAGAAAATTTTAAAAGACATCCAAAAAATCTACAATCTTACAGGTTCAGATTGGGTTATGAGCAAAAAGACAAAATAA